One region of Streptomyces subrutilus genomic DNA includes:
- a CDS encoding nucleotidyltransferase domain-containing protein, with translation MEHRGLDAYGYFEREGSLGQVPGEFRGVVAAARERIGEAYGRRLHSAYLYGSVPRGTARPGRSDLDLLLVLHRAPADEDRDAADVLALGLDEDFAEIDGAGILLQDKATVLSEAERFDLGWFLACLCTPLLGADLAEHLPRYRPDSLLARETNGDLADVLPTWRTRAREASAPDEYRKLSRIFARRLVRTGFTLVMPRWGGWTSDLAESAEVFGTYYPQRAAQMRAAAAVALDPVADPAVLRTYIEDLGPWLADEYTARHGTKTPRT, from the coding sequence ATGGAGCACAGGGGCCTGGACGCGTACGGATACTTCGAGCGGGAGGGGTCCCTCGGCCAGGTGCCGGGGGAGTTCCGCGGCGTCGTCGCCGCCGCGCGGGAGCGGATCGGCGAGGCGTACGGGCGCCGGCTGCACAGCGCCTACCTGTACGGGTCCGTGCCGCGCGGGACGGCCCGGCCCGGCCGCTCCGACCTCGACCTGCTGCTCGTCCTGCACCGCGCCCCGGCCGACGAGGACCGCGACGCCGCCGACGTGCTGGCGCTCGGGCTCGACGAGGACTTCGCGGAGATCGACGGGGCCGGCATCCTGCTCCAGGACAAGGCCACCGTCCTCAGCGAGGCGGAACGATTCGACCTGGGCTGGTTCCTCGCCTGCCTGTGCACCCCGCTCCTCGGCGCCGACCTCGCCGAGCACCTGCCCCGCTACCGCCCCGACAGCCTGCTCGCCCGGGAGACCAACGGCGACCTGGCCGACGTCCTGCCCACCTGGCGGACCAGGGCGCGGGAGGCCTCGGCCCCGGACGAGTACCGGAAGCTGAGCCGGATCTTCGCGCGGCGCCTGGTGCGCACCGGATTCACCCTGGTCATGCCCCGGTGGGGCGGCTGGACCAGCGACCTCGCCGAATCCGCGGAGGTCTTCGGCACGTACTACCCGCAGCGCGCGGCCCAGATGCGGGCGGCGGCCGCGGTGGCCCTGGATCCGGTCGCGGACCCGGCCGTGCTG